In one window of Methanoculleus sp. SDB DNA:
- a CDS encoding argininosuccinate synthase → MKKNTTGFNRRSRRRGAILLLVLMAALCVPVLAAPTTSVHVVKFGQDGATILDETTVDYRWMEQNLPVYGDGVTHYYHQGPVFTDDAEARWDSEETTNFKDHGAVKGSAISDLCDLVGGMEPGDDVMIHAVDGYHVEFPYDNIYAPAPRQGPPVLCWYMGDPPKEGERQGAGYVPDYYTGMRLIFFADTSTNTEGLHVFGNTDMRECMPEEMLHLFSDLYPSTNGYTAKWVDEIRVYSGGYSGVEGSPVKSLNEGPAETPASGTGSVIALAGLFISSVLILYRRKRTP, encoded by the coding sequence ATGAAAAAGAACACAACAGGATTCAATCGCCGTTCACGGAGGCGGGGAGCGATTCTCCTCCTCGTCCTTATGGCGGCGTTGTGCGTGCCGGTCCTTGCCGCACCCACGACATCGGTGCATGTCGTGAAATTCGGGCAGGACGGGGCAACGATTCTCGACGAGACTACAGTTGATTACCGGTGGATGGAGCAGAACCTTCCCGTATACGGGGATGGTGTTACCCATTACTACCATCAGGGACCGGTCTTTACGGATGATGCCGAGGCACGGTGGGATTCGGAAGAGACGACGAACTTCAAGGATCACGGGGCCGTGAAGGGTTCGGCCATCAGTGACCTTTGCGACCTTGTGGGGGGGATGGAGCCGGGAGACGACGTCATGATTCATGCCGTGGACGGCTACCACGTTGAGTTCCCGTATGATAACATATATGCCCCGGCTCCCCGCCAGGGCCCTCCCGTCCTCTGCTGGTACATGGGTGACCCCCCGAAAGAAGGCGAACGGCAGGGGGCAGGCTATGTTCCGGACTATTACACCGGAATGCGGCTGATATTCTTTGCCGACACCTCGACGAATACAGAGGGATTGCATGTCTTCGGCAATACCGACATGCGTGAGTGCATGCCGGAGGAGATGCTGCACCTCTTCAGCGACCTCTACCCCTCGACGAACGGCTACACCGCCAAATGGGTTGACGAGATTCGCGTCTATTCCGGCGGGTACAGCGGCGTCGAGGGGAGCCCCGTGAAGTCCTTGAACGAGGGTCCGGCAGAGACGCCCGCATCGGGCACGGGCTCCGTGATTGCCCTTGCGGGACTCTTCATCAGCTCCGTTCTCATTCTTTACCGGAGGAAACGCACACCATGA
- a CDS encoding proteinase IV, translating into MNAKAIGVCALAALAVFCIFCAGCTGTAPEHPVPPTTVIPTAAEPASAAAGVVTDATTQFACDFYSQLAADPGNAESNLFFSPFSLASALAITYEGARGTTADEMRSVLHFPDDSATLREGFLDINAGLNAGEASYTLRTANALWAEKTYGFLPGYISTAETWYGAQITNLDFITAPDESRGTINRWVEVQTGDKIRDLLPAGSITPITRLVITNAIYFKGDWVLQFDKNLTQEADFRTASGKTLQVPMMERTDEEARYRYAETDELQLLGMPYEHGNGKQISMVVLLPKGDDLSVIESSLNAEYLAAVQASATSRHVMVWFPKFTLETKYFLPDTLGSMGMPTAFTAAADLSGMDGTRNLFISDVIHQAYVDANEEGTEAAAATGVVVSLSAAPAEPVPVFRADHPFLFFIQDDETGNILFMGRVAAPEGAYDR; encoded by the coding sequence ATGAATGCAAAAGCAATCGGCGTCTGTGCGCTTGCGGCACTCGCCGTTTTCTGTATATTCTGTGCGGGATGCACCGGCACGGCCCCGGAACACCCTGTCCCCCCCACGACGGTGATACCAACCGCTGCCGAACCCGCATCAGCGGCTGCAGGGGTTGTGACGGATGCCACCACCCAATTCGCCTGCGACTTCTATTCGCAGCTGGCTGCCGATCCCGGAAACGCTGAAAGCAACCTCTTCTTCTCGCCCTTTTCCCTCGCGTCAGCCCTTGCGATCACCTACGAGGGGGCCCGCGGCACGACCGCCGATGAAATGCGCTCCGTCCTGCATTTTCCGGACGACAGCGCCACATTGAGAGAAGGATTCCTCGACATAAACGCCGGGCTGAATGCCGGAGAAGCGAGCTACACCCTGCGCACCGCAAACGCATTGTGGGCGGAAAAGACATACGGGTTCCTTCCCGGCTACATCAGCACGGCAGAAACCTGGTACGGCGCACAGATCACGAACCTGGATTTCATCACCGCCCCGGACGAGTCGCGGGGAACCATCAACCGCTGGGTGGAAGTACAAACCGGGGATAAAATCAGGGATCTGCTGCCCGCCGGTTCCATCACCCCGATAACCCGGCTTGTCATCACCAATGCGATCTACTTCAAGGGTGACTGGGTGCTGCAGTTTGACAAAAACCTGACACAGGAAGCCGATTTCAGAACTGCGTCGGGAAAAACCCTTCAGGTGCCGATGATGGAAAGGACCGATGAGGAGGCCAGATATCGGTACGCAGAAACCGACGAACTCCAACTCCTCGGCATGCCGTACGAACACGGGAACGGGAAACAAATCTCCATGGTCGTCCTTCTCCCGAAGGGGGATGACCTGTCGGTGATCGAGAGTTCCCTGAATGCAGAGTACCTTGCGGCAGTGCAGGCGTCGGCAACGTCACGTCATGTTATGGTCTGGTTCCCGAAATTCACGCTCGAGACTAAGTATTTCCTGCCGGATACGCTCGGTTCGATGGGGATGCCGACGGCGTTTACCGCTGCCGCGGATCTCTCGGGAATGGACGGGACACGGAACCTGTTTATCAGTGATGTGATCCACCAGGCCTATGTGGATGCGAACGAAGAGGGGACGGAGGCTGCCGCCGCGACAGGTGTTGTCGTGTCGCTGTCTGCAGCTCCGGCCGAGCCGGTTCCCGTCTTCAGGGCGGACCATCCGTTCCTCTTCTTTATCCAGGACGACGAAACCGGAAACATTCTCTTCATGGGCCGTGTCGCCGCACCGGAGGGAGCATACGATCGTTGA